A genomic window from Streptomyces sp. NBC_01429 includes:
- a CDS encoding metallophosphoesterase has protein sequence MVEGSMTQGAGQGPAVRTATLRDFRVPPYAQVPVQSGEPGPPAQPRQPVPPPVAVVADGPSGHPGNAIPADEPPEGYTPTERDLPVINRGDTVQVHVDPVDIPATDALGPLYAVGDVHGYLDELVAALAEQGLIDGEGRWAAGNARLWFLGDFTDRGPDGIGVIDLVMRLSAEAAASGGYCKALMGNHELLLIGAKRFGDTPVNSGAGTATFQAAWLLNGGQRTDMERLQDVHLQWMSRLDAIVEEDGHLLMHSDTTAYLDYGSTIDDVNDTVHQILTRNDADECWDLFRKLTKRFAFRDEGGPEAVRELLSQYGGQRVVHGHSPIPYLLGEVGTEDDADGEEDSGPVVEGPHVYAEGLAIAMDGGVTMAGKLLVEQLPLTG, from the coding sequence GTGGTGGAGGGGTCGATGACACAGGGGGCCGGCCAGGGACCCGCGGTGCGGACGGCGACGTTGCGCGACTTCCGCGTACCGCCGTACGCGCAGGTGCCCGTGCAGTCCGGAGAGCCGGGGCCGCCGGCACAGCCGCGGCAGCCGGTACCGCCGCCCGTCGCCGTGGTGGCGGACGGCCCGTCCGGGCACCCCGGCAACGCGATCCCGGCCGACGAGCCACCGGAGGGCTACACGCCCACCGAACGCGACCTCCCGGTGATCAACCGGGGGGACACCGTCCAGGTTCACGTGGACCCCGTCGACATCCCCGCGACCGACGCCCTCGGCCCGCTCTACGCCGTCGGCGACGTCCACGGCTACCTAGACGAACTGGTCGCCGCTCTCGCCGAACAGGGCCTCATCGACGGGGAGGGCCGCTGGGCGGCGGGCAACGCCCGCCTCTGGTTCCTCGGCGACTTCACCGACCGGGGCCCCGACGGCATCGGCGTCATCGACCTCGTCATGCGCCTCTCCGCCGAAGCGGCCGCCTCCGGTGGCTACTGCAAGGCTCTGATGGGCAATCACGAACTGCTGCTCATCGGCGCGAAGCGATTCGGCGACACCCCCGTCAACTCCGGCGCGGGCACCGCCACCTTCCAGGCCGCCTGGCTGCTCAACGGCGGCCAGCGCACCGACATGGAGCGGCTCCAGGACGTCCATCTCCAATGGATGTCACGGCTCGACGCGATCGTCGAAGAGGACGGGCATCTGCTGATGCACTCCGACACGACGGCCTATCTGGACTACGGCTCGACGATCGACGACGTCAACGACACCGTGCACCAGATCCTGACCCGCAATGACGCCGATGAATGCTGGGATTTGTTCCGCAAGCTCACCAAACGCTTCGCGTTCCGTGACGAGGGCGGCCCGGAGGCCGTGCGCGAACTGCTCTCCCAGTACGGCGGACAGCGAGTCGTCCACGGCCACAGCCCCATTCCCTATCTGCTCGGCGAAGTCGGCACCGAAGACGACGCGGACGGCGAAGAGGACTCGGGTCCCGTAGTGGAAGGGCCACACGTATATGCCGAAGGACTTGCCATCGCCATGGACGGCGGCGTCACCATGGCGGGGAAACTGCTGGTGGAACAGCTTCCGTTGACCGGCTGA